ATCGCTGGGCAGCAGCAGCGCGTCCTGCGCGGCGGGCAGCACCTGGAAACTCACCTGCGGGTCCTGCGCGCCCAGGCTGCGCAGCGCGTCCTCGAGCAGTTTCAGGTAGTTCTTGCGGAACCACTCCTGCGCGAAGGAGTTGCGCACGCCCAGCACCAGCGAGCCGTCCTGCACGCCCAGATTCTTCACCGGCGCGAACCAGGTGTGGTACTCGACCTCTGTAATGTTCTTGCGGACGTACCCCAGCACGTCCGACCAGATTTCCTGCGAGATAAGGCGCACCTCCCTTAAGGCACTCTTGAGCGGGAGCCAGCATATCACCGCCCGTCCCTCTCTCCCGGCCTCTCTGCCGAGCCAAAGAGAAGCCGTAAGAGAGAAGCGGTCTCTCTCTCGGGGCTCAGCGACGCGCGGCGGCCAGCACTTCAGCTTCCCGCTGCGGGGTCAGGGCGTAGCTCAGCCCGGCGTGCTCACTCCAGGCCCGGGTGTCGCGCGCCGTGACCTCCGGGGCGGTCAGGGTCAGTCCGGCCATGACCGCCCGCTCCGCACTGACGTTCATCAGGCCCGCCTGCTCTCCGTCCTCCGGGATGAACAGCGGCAGTTCCCGGAAGCCCAGCCCCAGGTCCCGCAGCGTCGCCGCGTCCACCCACACCGGCGCCCGGACGCCCAGCAGCCGCGCGAACTGCCCCCAGCTCAGGCGCGGCCCCGCCACGTTGAAGATCCCGCCCACCCCGCCCTCCACGACCCGCACCGTGAAGCGCGCCAGGTCCCGCGCGTCGATCACCTGCACGTGATCGCTGCCGTTCCCCGGCAGCAGGGTCTCCCCTCCCCCGCTCGCCCGGTCCACCCAGTACGGGTAGCGGGCGGTGTGATCGAACGGCCCGGCCACGATCTGCGGCCGCAGGAGGGTCGCCCGCGCCCCGAACGCCGCCTGCACCACGTGCTCGCACGCGACCTTCAGCGGCCCGTACGTCTCGCCCGTCACGTCCGTCGTCCCCGCCGGAGCGGGGGGCAGCAGCGGGTCGTCCTCGCGCACCGGGTGCCGGTCCGGCTCGGCGTACACGCTGACCGTGCTGATCAGCACGTACCGCCCCACCCGCTCCCGTAGCGCATCCACGCTGGCCTGCACCGCCTGCGGCAGGTACCCGCTGACGTCCACGCAGGCGTCCCAGGACCGGCCCGCGAGGGCGCCCAGGCCCCCCGCCTCACCCCGGTCGCCGCGCAGCCGCTCGACCTCTGCGGGCAGCTCGTCGGGCGTGCGGCCGCGCGTCAGGATGCTCACGCGGTGCCCCGAGGCCAGGAACGCCAGGACGATGTGCCGACCCACGAACTGCGTGCCGCCCAGAACCAGGATGTCCATGCGCCTATCCTGTCACCCATGAAGGTGAGGTTCACGCCGGGACGCGTCCGCGTCCGCATCGACGACCTGGAACTGGCCGCCCTGCAGCGCGGCGAGCCGCTGCACGCCCACGTGGGCTGGCCCGGCGGCGGCTGGACCCTGACCCTCGACCCGCGCGGTCACGACGTGGCGGGCGACGGGGGGACACTCGCGGTGGGCCTCGCCCCACAGCTGGCGCAGCTGAGCGACCCCGCGCAGGAGGGCGTGACGATCAGCGGCGAGCCGCGCGTCACGGTGGAGAAGGACTTCGGCCCGCAACACGCTTGAAGACTTAACGCTTTCGAATCAGCCGGAACTTTTCACTAGAAAAACAAGAAAGGCAATAAATAGCACGCTGATGATCAAAAATATGAGACATCCCTTATTGGCATCATCTATTTTTGGCTGCCATGATCCGTTATCTACAGATCTCAATTGTTTGCCGCCTCCGGAATTGTATCGGAAGTCTGATCCATAGGGGTTATGTTTTCTTCTTTTTGACATGTGATGAGTTTGGCAGTTTTTTGAGGCAAAGCAAGAAAAGTTGCCCTCAGCGGCGCACCCAGCGGCCCCCGACCTCCTCGGCGAGGCCCAGCAGGTTCAGCATGACCAGCGCCGTCTGTACGTCCGGCAGCGGCAGGCCTGTGGCGGTCACGAGGTCGTCCAGCGTGACGGGTCCCGTCAGGGCCGCCAGCACCCGCGCCTGCTCGGGCGGGAGGTCCGGCAGTGGGGCGTCCGGGACGCTGCCCCAGCCCAGTTCGGTCAGGACATCGGCCGCGCTCTCGGTCAGGACGGCCCCGTCGCGGATCAGGGCGTGCGGTCCGGCGGCGCGCGGGTCCCCGGCGCGGCCCGGCACGGCGAACACCGTCCGGCCGCATTCCAGGGCGTGCGTGGCGGTGATCAGCGACCCGGACTTGCGTTCGCCCTCCACGACGACCGTTCCGGCGCTCAGCGCGGCGATCAGGCGGTTGCGGGTCGGGAAGTGATGCTGCGCGGGGCCGGTGTCCAGCGGGTACTCGCTGACCAGCGTGAGCTGCGCGGCCAGCCGGGCGTTCTCGCTGGGGTACACGCGGTTCACGGCGCTGCCCAACACGCCGATGCTGACGCCGCCCGCCTCGACGGCCGCGCCGTGCGCGGCGGTGTCGATGCCGCGTGCCAGTCCACTGACGACGATCACCCCGGCGCGGGCGAGGTCCGCGGCGAGCATCCGCGTGAACGCCTGCGCGTGCGGGCTGGCCGCTCGGGTCCCCACGATGCCGATGGCGCGCGGCACGGTCGGCAGGTCCGGCAGCAGGCCGCGCACCCACAGGGCGGGCGGCGGGTCGCCCAGCGCGTCCAGCGCCGCCGGGTAGCCGGGCAGGCCGCGCAGCAGCAGGGTCACGTCCTCCTGCGCCACCTTCGCGAGTTCCTGGTCGGCGCGGGTCAGGAATTCGGGGTTGCCGACGCTCTGCGCGGCGCGGGCGTCCAGGCCCGGCACCTCGCGCAGCTCCCGCAGCGGCGCCTGCCACGCGCCGGCCGCCGAACCGAAGTGCGCGCGGAGGGCCTCGATGCGGCGCGGACCGAGCTGCGCGGCGAAGCGCAGGGCCAGCAGGGCGCGCCGCTCGTCGGGGGGGACAGGGGCCGGCGGGTCGAACAGCGGACTGGTCACCCGGTCAGCATAGGAGTCGCGTGGGTGCGCGCGTGGCTCAGGTGCCCATGCCCCCGACCGGGGTGAGCGGCGGTTCGTCCAGCATGTCCGCGTCGTCCAGGTCGTCGCTGTCGTCCCCCAGGGCCGCGCCGGGCAGCGTCAGGGTGAACAGCGCCCCGCCCTCCGGATGATTCGTGCCGGTCAGGTCCCCGCCGTGCATCCGCGCGATCTGCCGCGCCACGCTCAGGCCCAGGCCGCTGCTGCCCGCGCCGCTCACGAACGGCTCGAAGATCCGCTCGCCCAGTTCCGGCGGCAGGCCCGGCCCGGAGTCCCGCACCCGGAAGCACAGCTGCTCCGGCGTCTCGCGCAGGTCCAGCGTGACCGTGCCGTCGGCGCCCGCGTGCCGCCGCCCGTTCGCCAGGAGGTTGCGCAGCGCCTGCGTCAGCCGGTCCGGGTCGCACAGGATCCCGGTGCCCCAGTCGCCGGTGAAGGTCGTGCCCGGCACCAGCCGGTCCAGCCGGTCGCGCAGCGTCCTGGCCGGGATGTAATGCCACGCGAGCTTCAGTTCCAGCTGCCCGCGCGCGAGCTGCATCAGGTCCTGCGTGGTGAAGGTCAGTTCGTCCGCGACCAGCGCCGCGCGGGCCACCTCCGGGTCGCCCAGGCGGGCCTCGGCGCGGCTCAGGCTGGCCTTCAGCACGGTCAGCGGCGCGCCCAGTTCATGCACGATCTGGCCCAGCAGCTGCTTCTCGCGCGCCTGCTGCGCCCCGATGCGCTCCAGCAGACTGTTGATCGCCGCGAGCAGCCGGTGCACCTCGTCCTCACGGTCCGGCAGAAGCAGCGGGTTGAGGTTCCGGGCCGGGTCCAGCCGGTCGGCGAGGTTCGCGGCGCTCTCCAGGCCCGCCAGCGCCCGCTGCCCCACCCACCAGCCGGTCAGGAGCAGGATCAGCGGCGCGGTGATCAGCGCCAGCAGCAGCGCACTCAGGGCACTCTGGCGCGCGGCGATCAGGTCATCTTCCGGCAGGCCTACCCACAGCGTCCCGAAGTCCCCCGCCTTGCGTTTCACGGCGCGCACCGTGGTGCCCTGCACCGGCACGCGCGACAGCGTCCCGAACGGGTACGGGGAGTTCAGGAACTCCCGCAGGGCCAGACTGGCCGCGATGACCTGCCCGTCGCGGTCCACCACGAGCGTGTACGCCCCGGCCCCCGTCGCCGACTGCCCGAAGCCGCCCCCCAGGTTCGTGAACGCCCCGGCCAGCGTGTCGGCGCGGTCGTTCAGGCGGTCCACGAACTGCTGCTCCATGCGCGACAGCAGCAGCGACACGACGCCCAGCGTGATCAGCATCAGCAGCGCGGCGCTCAGGGCGCTGTACGTCAGCGCCAGCCGGAAACGCAGGCTGTGCCGCCACGCCACCCGCGCCGAGTACAGGCCCGCGCCGGGCGTGAGCAGCGCGGCCCGCCGCGCCCCGGCCGGGGTCGTGACGGGCCGCGCCCCTTGGGTCATCAGGCCTGCAGCACGTACCCGACGTTGCGGATCGTGCGGATGCGCAGGTCACTGCCCGCCTGCTCCAGCTTCTTGCGCAGCTGCGAGATCCGGACCTCGACGCTGTTGCTGTTCGGGGTTTCCCAGCCGTACAGGTGCGACTCGATGTCCGCCCGCGAGAACACCCGCTCGGGCGTGCGCATCATGAGTTCCAGGATGCGGGCCTCGTGTTCGGTGAGGTTGATGTTCTTGTCGTTCACGGTCAGCAGCAGGCTGCTGGTGGACAGGCTGGTGTTGCCCAGGTTCACGCCCGTCCCGGCGGCCGTGCGGCGCAGCAGCGCCGAGATGCGCGCGTCGAGTTCCGGCATCGCGAACGGTTTGGTCAGGTAGTCGTCCGCCCCGGCGTTCAGGCCCGCCACGCGCTCCTGCACGCCGCTGCGCGCCGAGAGGACCAGCACGGGTGTCGAGGAGTACTGCCGCAGCGCCTGCACCAGATCTAGGCCGTCCCCGTCCGGGAGGTTCAGGTCGAGCAGGATCAGCTGCGCGGTGTGGGTGCCCAGCCACGCCTGCGCGTCGCGCAGGGTCGCGGCGTGGTGCACCTGATAGTCGGCGGACAGGTACTCCTTGAGCAGGGGACCGAGGTGGGGATCGTCTTCGACAACGAGGATCTGAGCCAGCATGCTTCTCCTTGAAGGGCGACCACTGGGAGTGGCCGCGGTTGACGTGATCCTACCGCCGCGCCCGCGTGGGCACCTTGATAAAATCTGCGCGATATCTGAGGCCCACGTAGAGCTTCCGTCAGGTGCCGGTCAGCGGTTCTGCGCCGGGGGGGTCGCCTTGCGTAGGCCCGGCAGGCTCAGGGCCGCCGAGGCGACCTGCACGGTCGCCGTGACCCTGTACGCGCCGAGGAACTTCGTGATGGACTGCGCCGCGCCGCGGTCCTCGGCCAGGATGTTCAGCTGCCCGTTCACGAGACTGCCCGCGTAACGGCTCTTCAGGCCGGGGAAGGCGTTACGGGCGCGTTCCTCGTCACTCTGGGCGAACAGGACCACCACCGGGCCGCTGTAATCCCCGGCCAGCCGCACCGTGACCTTGCCGCCGCTGCTCTCGCCGTCCCCCAGTTTGGTGGACAGGTCGCGGTCCCACACGATCAGTTGCAGGGCCGCCGCAGGGGTGGACAGGGTCAGGAGGGTCAGCAGGGCAGTCAGGAAGCGGCGCATGGGATCAGGGGAACTCCGGGGTCAGGGTCGGGGGTGGGGGGCAGGGCGGACATTCAGGTTACACGGAACCTGTGATTGCCCAGCGTAACAACGGCACCTGACGCCGGCCTGAAGGCCCACCCAGGTCACGCCCAGCGTAGGGGGTACGCTCTTGCGTCTTCCTGACGGCTGCCCGGCGGCGCACCCCGGCACGGTAGCCCCCGGCACAGCAAAGAGGAGCGGCCCGGCTGGGCGCTCCCCTCTGCATGCCGGTGCGGGGTTCAGCTGTGCGTCATGTCGAGCGGCACGACCCACTGCGCGAACTCGTCCTCGGTGACGTAGCCCAGGCTCAGCGCGGCCTCCTTGAGGCTGCTGCCCTCCTTGTGGGCCTTCTTGGCGATCGCGGCGGCCCGGTCGTACCCGATGTGCTTGTTCAGGGCCGTGACCTGCATCAGGTTGATGCTGAGGTTGTGCTCGATCTTCTCGTAGGCGGGCTCGATACCGACCGCGCAGTTGTCGTTGAACGCGAGGCACGCGTCGCTGATCAGGCGGATGCTCTCCAGCACGGCGTGCACCATCACGGGCTTGAACACGTTCAGCTGGAAGTTGCCCTGGCTGCCCGCGAACGCCACCGTGGCGTCGTTGCCGAACACGCGCGTGGCGACCATCGTCATCGCCTCGGACTGCGTGGGATTCACCTTGCCCGGCATGATGGAGCTGCCGGGCTCGTTCTCGGGAATGACGATCTCGCCGATGCCGTTGCGGGGCCCGCTGGCGAGCCAGCGCACGTCGTTCGCCATCTTCATCAGCGCGCCCGCCAGGGTCCGCAGCGCCGCGCTGGTCTGCACCAGGGCGTCGTGCGCGCTCAGGGCCGCGAACTTGTTCTGGGCGCTGCGGAACGCGAAGCCGGTCTCCTCGGCGTACTTCTTCGCGGCCAGATCACCGAACTGCGGGTGCGCGTTCAGGCCGGTGCCCACCGCCGTACCGCCGATCGCCAGTTCCAGCAGGCCCTCACCGGCGTGCCGCACCTGCTCAAGCGCGTAATCCAGCTGCGCGACCCAGCCGCCGATCTCCTGGCCCAGCGTGATCGGCGTGGCGTCCTGCAGGTGCGTGCGCCCCACCTTCACCAGTCCCGCGTGCTCCTGCGCCTTGGCGTGCAGGGTGTCGCGCAGCTTGCCGACGCTGCCGTACAGGCGCTCGTTCAGTTCCAGCACCACCGCGATGTGCATCGCGGTCGGGAAGGTGTCGTTGCTGCTCTGACCACGGTTCACGTGATCGTTCGGGTGCACCGGCTTCTTGCTGCCCAGCTCGCCGCCCGCGATCTCGATCGCGCGGTTACTGATGACCTCGTTCGCGTTCATGTTGCTCTGCGTGCCCGACCCCGTCTGGAACACCACCAGCGGGAAGTGCTCGTCCAGCGTCCCGGCGATCACCTCGTCCGCCGCCTGCACGATCAGGTCCGCCACGTCACGCGGCAGTTCACCCAGGTCC
This region of Deinococcus sp. JMULE3 genomic DNA includes:
- a CDS encoding NAD-dependent epimerase/dehydratase family protein, which gives rise to MDILVLGGTQFVGRHIVLAFLASGHRVSILTRGRTPDELPAEVERLRGDRGEAGGLGALAGRSWDACVDVSGYLPQAVQASVDALRERVGRYVLISTVSVYAEPDRHPVREDDPLLPPAPAGTTDVTGETYGPLKVACEHVVQAAFGARATLLRPQIVAGPFDHTARYPYWVDRASGGGETLLPGNGSDHVQVIDARDLARFTVRVVEGGVGGIFNVAGPRLSWGQFARLLGVRAPVWVDAATLRDLGLGFRELPLFIPEDGEQAGLMNVSAERAVMAGLTLTAPEVTARDTRAWSEHAGLSYALTPQREAEVLAAARR
- the dprA gene encoding DNA-processing protein DprA — translated: MTSPLFDPPAPVPPDERRALLALRFAAQLGPRRIEALRAHFGSAAGAWQAPLRELREVPGLDARAAQSVGNPEFLTRADQELAKVAQEDVTLLLRGLPGYPAALDALGDPPPALWVRGLLPDLPTVPRAIGIVGTRAASPHAQAFTRMLAADLARAGVIVVSGLARGIDTAAHGAAVEAGGVSIGVLGSAVNRVYPSENARLAAQLTLVSEYPLDTGPAQHHFPTRNRLIAALSAGTVVVEGERKSGSLITATHALECGRTVFAVPGRAGDPRAAGPHALIRDGAVLTESAADVLTELGWGSVPDAPLPDLPPEQARVLAALTGPVTLDDLVTATGLPLPDVQTALVMLNLLGLAEEVGGRWVRR
- a CDS encoding HAMP domain-containing sensor histidine kinase, whose protein sequence is MTQGARPVTTPAGARRAALLTPGAGLYSARVAWRHSLRFRLALTYSALSAALLMLITLGVVSLLLSRMEQQFVDRLNDRADTLAGAFTNLGGGFGQSATGAGAYTLVVDRDGQVIAASLALREFLNSPYPFGTLSRVPVQGTTVRAVKRKAGDFGTLWVGLPEDDLIAARQSALSALLLALITAPLILLLTGWWVGQRALAGLESAANLADRLDPARNLNPLLLPDREDEVHRLLAAINSLLERIGAQQAREKQLLGQIVHELGAPLTVLKASLSRAEARLGDPEVARAALVADELTFTTQDLMQLARGQLELKLAWHYIPARTLRDRLDRLVPGTTFTGDWGTGILCDPDRLTQALRNLLANGRRHAGADGTVTLDLRETPEQLCFRVRDSGPGLPPELGERIFEPFVSGAGSSGLGLSVARQIARMHGGDLTGTNHPEGGALFTLTLPGAALGDDSDDLDDADMLDEPPLTPVGGMGT
- a CDS encoding response regulator transcription factor, with the translated sequence MLAQILVVEDDPHLGPLLKEYLSADYQVHHAATLRDAQAWLGTHTAQLILLDLNLPDGDGLDLVQALRQYSSTPVLVLSARSGVQERVAGLNAGADDYLTKPFAMPELDARISALLRRTAAGTGVNLGNTSLSTSSLLLTVNDKNINLTEHEARILELMMRTPERVFSRADIESHLYGWETPNSNSVEVRISQLRKKLEQAGSDLRIRTIRNVGYVLQA
- the fumC gene encoding class II fumarate hydratase codes for the protein MTTYRKESDTMGTLDVDASRYWGAQTERSIHNFPIGRDTFVWGRPVIRALGILKKGAAQANADLGELPRDVADLIVQAADEVIAGTLDEHFPLVVFQTGSGTQSNMNANEVISNRAIEIAGGELGSKKPVHPNDHVNRGQSSNDTFPTAMHIAVVLELNERLYGSVGKLRDTLHAKAQEHAGLVKVGRTHLQDATPITLGQEIGGWVAQLDYALEQVRHAGEGLLELAIGGTAVGTGLNAHPQFGDLAAKKYAEETGFAFRSAQNKFAALSAHDALVQTSAALRTLAGALMKMANDVRWLASGPRNGIGEIVIPENEPGSSIMPGKVNPTQSEAMTMVATRVFGNDATVAFAGSQGNFQLNVFKPVMVHAVLESIRLISDACLAFNDNCAVGIEPAYEKIEHNLSINLMQVTALNKHIGYDRAAAIAKKAHKEGSSLKEAALSLGYVTEDEFAQWVVPLDMTHS